From a single Oxalobacter vibrioformis genomic region:
- a CDS encoding LapA family protein, whose protein sequence is MKLVSRIVAIILFILFFGLAVKNTQETSLYFFFGYEIRGPFVLMLLGFFAAGSILSILGMTPMIFRSKRELSRKRKLIEALEKESASQKQDVANPPSADTVNNNPNTV, encoded by the coding sequence ATGAAACTGGTATCCCGAATCGTTGCCATCATTCTGTTCATTCTTTTTTTCGGCCTGGCCGTCAAGAACACCCAGGAAACTTCCCTGTATTTTTTCTTCGGATATGAAATACGCGGACCGTTTGTTCTGATGCTGCTGGGTTTCTTTGCTGCGGGCAGTATCCTGAGTATCCTGGGCATGACGCCCATGATATTCCGCAGCAAGCGTGAGCTGTCCCGCAAGAGAAAGCTCATTGAGGCGCTGGAAAAGGAAAGTGCCTCTCAGAAACAGGACGTGGCAAACCCGCCTTCAGCAGATACGGTTAACAATAACCCGAATACAGTCTGA
- the lapB gene encoding lipopolysaccharide assembly protein LapB has translation MEFEIWWLLCIPVFFGLGWIAARVDIKQLLSESRSLPRGYFKGLNFLLNEQPDKAIDAFIEIVKLDPETADLHFALGNLFRRRGETERAIRMHQNLLLRPDLPQEQQIQARYELGQDFLKAGLLDRAEDVFKNLTETQYNTTARRALLEIFQREKEWEQAIHAAEALQDSGAGSRQKEIAQFYCEMAQDQLINTHPEKAMPLLERALKVDRLNVRATILLGDALIAQGRVDDAIATWRRIEKQSMPHIVLVAQRLMDAYLKTERSKEGISLLKSYLAEASSIDLLEVVFQALIKYENVEAANTLVLDELKRTPTLLGLDKLLEARMMIASPEARQDLSMVKNLVHGYASKLARYQCDHCGFQARQFYWQCPGCHLWETYPPRRTEELNLSA, from the coding sequence ATGGAATTTGAAATCTGGTGGCTTCTCTGTATTCCGGTTTTTTTCGGACTGGGATGGATTGCGGCACGTGTCGATATCAAGCAGCTGTTGTCTGAATCCCGGAGCCTGCCGCGAGGCTATTTCAAGGGCCTCAATTTTCTGCTCAATGAACAGCCGGACAAGGCCATTGATGCCTTTATTGAGATCGTCAAGCTTGATCCGGAAACAGCAGACCTGCACTTTGCACTGGGTAATCTGTTTCGCCGCCGCGGCGAAACAGAAAGAGCCATCCGCATGCACCAGAACCTGCTTTTACGCCCTGATCTGCCCCAAGAGCAGCAGATACAGGCTCGGTATGAGCTGGGGCAGGATTTCCTCAAAGCCGGTCTTCTGGATCGCGCGGAAGATGTCTTCAAAAACCTGACCGAAACCCAGTACAACACTACTGCGCGTCGTGCCCTTCTCGAGATTTTCCAGCGTGAGAAAGAATGGGAACAGGCCATCCATGCTGCTGAAGCATTGCAGGATTCCGGTGCCGGTAGCAGGCAAAAGGAAATTGCCCAGTTTTATTGCGAAATGGCACAGGACCAGTTGATCAACACCCATCCTGAAAAAGCCATGCCGCTTTTGGAGCGTGCCCTGAAAGTGGATCGCCTGAATGTCCGGGCCACCATTTTGCTGGGCGATGCGCTGATAGCGCAGGGACGGGTTGATGATGCCATTGCCACCTGGCGCCGGATCGAAAAACAGAGCATGCCGCATATTGTACTGGTTGCACAACGGCTGATGGACGCCTACCTGAAAACGGAGCGCTCAAAAGAAGGGATCTCACTGTTGAAATCCTATCTTGCCGAAGCCTCTTCCATTGATCTGCTGGAAGTCGTATTCCAGGCATTGATCAAGTACGAAAATGTTGAAGCAGCCAATACCCTGGTGCTGGATGAACTGAAGCGTACCCCGACACTGCTCGGCCTGGATAAGCTCCTGGAAGCCCGCATGATGATTGCCTCGCCGGAAGCGCGGCAGGATCTCTCCATGGTGAAAAACCTGGTGCATGGCTATGCCTCAAAACTCGCCCGTTACCAGTGTGATCACTGCGGATTCCAGGCAAGGCAGTTTTACTGGCAATGCCCGGGCTGTCACCTCTGGGAAACCTATCCCCCAAGAAGAACCGAAGAACTTAACCTGTCTGCCTGA
- the rfaE1 gene encoding D-glycero-beta-D-manno-heptose-7-phosphate kinase, which yields MKPDLSKIRILVAGDVMLDRYWFGDVNRISPEAPVPVVRVEREEVRLGGAANVARNTATLGVQSTLLGITGEDEASSLISKLLEETGIDPCLHRDKTVSTIIKLRIIGRQQQLLRVDFEKPPATDVINSKISQYRALLSRHDIVILSDYAKGAMINVADMIKEARDAGKTVLVDPKGEDFTRYAGASVLTPNKGELRQIVGSWTSEAQLTEKAQQLRQELRLDYLLLTRSEEGMSLYGKDQIVHVPAIAREVFDVSGAGDTVIATLAAMMGAGMTIADAVATANRAAGIVVGKLGAATVTQEELFG from the coding sequence ATGAAACCCGATCTCAGCAAAATCCGTATACTCGTCGCCGGTGATGTCATGCTTGACCGTTACTGGTTTGGTGACGTCAATCGCATTTCCCCGGAGGCGCCGGTACCTGTGGTACGGGTTGAGCGCGAGGAAGTGCGCCTGGGAGGCGCTGCCAATGTCGCCAGGAACACCGCAACACTCGGGGTGCAATCCACCCTTTTGGGCATAACCGGTGAGGATGAAGCCAGCAGTCTTATCAGCAAACTGCTGGAAGAAACCGGGATCGATCCCTGCCTGCATCGTGACAAAACCGTTTCTACCATCATCAAACTTCGCATCATCGGCCGCCAGCAGCAACTGCTTCGCGTGGACTTTGAAAAGCCGCCGGCAACCGATGTCATCAACAGCAAAATTTCCCAGTACCGCGCACTCTTATCCAGGCATGACATTGTTATCCTGTCTGACTACGCAAAAGGGGCCATGATCAATGTGGCCGACATGATTAAGGAAGCCCGGGATGCCGGAAAAACCGTTCTGGTTGACCCCAAAGGGGAAGATTTCACCCGGTATGCCGGTGCATCCGTGTTAACGCCCAACAAGGGGGAACTCCGCCAGATTGTCGGCTCGTGGACAAGCGAAGCGCAACTGACAGAAAAAGCTCAGCAGCTTCGTCAGGAACTGAGACTGGATTACCTGCTCTTGACCCGCTCGGAAGAGGGCATGTCACTGTATGGAAAAGACCAGATCGTGCATGTTCCGGCAATTGCCCGTGAAGTGTTTGATGTTTCCGGTGCAGGAGATACCGTCATTGCCACCCTGGCAGCCATGATGGGAGCAGGGATGACTATCGCTGATGCCGTGGCGACGGCAAACCGGGCCGCAGGGATTGTTGTCGGCAAGCTGGGCGCCGCAACAGTTACCCAGGAAGAGCTTTTCGGATAA
- a CDS encoding UvrD-helicase domain-containing protein has product MQKLLENLNPEQLAAVTLPAQPALILAGAGSGKTRVLTTRIAWLLKTGQVSTQGILAVTFTNKAAREMTARLSAMIPVNTRGMWIGTFHGLCNRLLRAHYRDAALPQSFQILDMQDQLSSVRRLLKANQVDDDKYPPRALVHYINNAKEQGLRAVNVEAYDDYDQRMLELYALYETQCQREGVVDFAELLLRSYELLSRNQLLREHYQARFKHILVDEFQDTNDLQYQWLKLMSGGGAAVFAVGDDDQSIYAFRGANVGNMAAFQVDFQVQNLIRLEQNYRSHGNILEAANALIANNSRRLGKNLHTDAGYGEPVRVFEATSDINEAQYLVEEAKSLVAEGWMRSEMAILYRSNAQSRVIEHALFGAGIPYRVYGGLRFFERAEIKHAMAYLQLMDNPHNDSAFLRVVNFPTRGIGARSIEQLQDMAKQHDVSLYAAIPYLSGKAGTSLSAFVRLIEGARFETQQMPLPSMVQTVIERSGLITHYQKEKEGADRIENLEQLANAAVLFLSEEGIPQDMPALFASQGFQEMVSLPAVPGVEVLEAEQVMEMTPLAAFLTHASLEAGDNQAQDGQDALQLMTVHSAKGLEFDAVFITGLEEGLFPHENSVQATDGLEEERRLMYVAITRARKRLYLSYAQTRMLHGQTRYNIQSRFMDELPEGVLKWITPKKQAYWFGHTASGSGYASTGSAPEPLAMAVSGRDTSWRIGETVFHKKFGEGVIVGLEGSGAHVRANINFGREGMKLLDLSVAKLERLR; this is encoded by the coding sequence ATGCAGAAACTTCTTGAAAATCTCAATCCGGAGCAACTGGCTGCTGTTACGCTTCCGGCGCAACCCGCACTGATTCTCGCCGGAGCCGGCTCCGGAAAAACCAGGGTGCTGACCACCCGCATTGCCTGGCTGTTAAAAACCGGCCAGGTTTCCACACAGGGTATTTTGGCGGTTACTTTCACCAACAAGGCAGCCCGCGAAATGACAGCGCGCCTGTCAGCCATGATTCCCGTCAACACACGGGGCATGTGGATCGGTACCTTTCACGGGTTGTGCAACCGGCTTTTAAGGGCACATTACCGTGATGCCGCCCTGCCACAGTCATTCCAGATTCTGGATATGCAGGATCAGCTCTCATCGGTCAGGCGGCTGCTCAAGGCAAACCAGGTTGATGACGACAAGTATCCGCCACGGGCGCTGGTTCATTATATAAACAATGCGAAAGAGCAGGGGTTGCGGGCCGTCAATGTTGAAGCCTATGACGATTACGACCAGCGCATGCTTGAGCTCTATGCGTTGTATGAGACCCAATGCCAGCGGGAAGGGGTGGTGGATTTTGCCGAACTCCTGTTGCGCAGCTATGAACTGCTTTCCCGCAACCAGTTGTTGCGGGAACACTATCAGGCACGTTTTAAGCATATCCTGGTCGATGAATTCCAGGATACCAATGACCTGCAGTATCAATGGCTCAAGCTGATGTCCGGCGGTGGCGCTGCGGTTTTTGCTGTCGGGGATGACGACCAGAGCATCTATGCCTTTCGTGGGGCCAATGTCGGAAACATGGCGGCTTTCCAGGTCGATTTCCAGGTGCAGAACCTGATTCGACTGGAGCAGAACTATCGTTCTCACGGCAATATCCTGGAGGCGGCCAATGCCCTGATTGCCAATAACAGCCGCCGCCTGGGGAAAAACCTGCACACCGATGCCGGATACGGTGAACCCGTGCGGGTTTTTGAAGCGACATCCGATATCAATGAAGCGCAGTACCTGGTCGAAGAAGCGAAAAGCCTGGTTGCCGAGGGGTGGATGCGCAGTGAAATGGCTATTTTATACCGTTCCAATGCCCAGTCACGGGTGATTGAACATGCCCTTTTCGGTGCCGGTATTCCTTACCGGGTTTATGGGGGATTGCGCTTTTTCGAGCGGGCAGAGATCAAGCATGCGATGGCCTATCTCCAGTTGATGGATAATCCGCATAATGACTCCGCCTTTCTCCGGGTTGTCAATTTCCCGACAAGAGGCATCGGTGCGCGTTCGATCGAACAATTACAGGATATGGCCAAACAGCATGATGTCTCCCTGTATGCGGCTATCCCCTACCTGAGCGGGAAGGCGGGCACATCGTTAAGCGCATTTGTCCGGCTAATTGAAGGTGCGCGGTTTGAGACCCAGCAGATGCCTTTGCCGTCAATGGTGCAGACGGTCATCGAACGCAGCGGCCTGATTACCCATTACCAGAAGGAAAAAGAAGGCGCAGATCGCATCGAGAATCTGGAACAACTGGCCAATGCGGCAGTTCTCTTTCTCAGTGAGGAAGGTATCCCGCAGGATATGCCGGCGCTCTTTGCGTCACAGGGTTTTCAGGAAATGGTATCGCTTCCGGCAGTGCCCGGTGTGGAAGTGCTCGAGGCGGAGCAGGTAATGGAAATGACACCGCTGGCGGCTTTTCTGACGCATGCGTCACTTGAAGCCGGGGATAATCAGGCGCAGGATGGTCAGGATGCGTTGCAGTTGATGACCGTGCATTCTGCCAAAGGGCTGGAGTTTGATGCGGTTTTCATCACTGGGCTCGAAGAAGGGCTTTTCCCACATGAAAACAGTGTGCAGGCAACGGACGGGCTGGAAGAAGAGCGGCGCCTTATGTATGTCGCCATCACCCGGGCAAGAAAACGCCTTTACCTGAGCTATGCCCAGACGCGCATGCTGCACGGGCAGACACGATACAACATCCAGTCCCGTTTCATGGATGAGTTGCCGGAAGGTGTCCTGAAGTGGATCACCCCCAAAAAACAGGCTTACTGGTTTGGCCATACGGCATCAGGATCAGGGTATGCATCAACCGGGTCTGCGCCTGAACCCCTGGCAATGGCTGTCAGTGGCAGAGACACCTCATGGCGCATTGGTGAAACCGTTTTTCATAAAAAATTCGGTGAAGGCGTTATCGTTGGCCTGGAGGGAAGCGGTGCCCATGTGCGCGCCAATATCAATTTCGGCCGTGAAGGCATGAAACTGCTGGACCTGAGTGTGGCCAAACTGGAAAGACTGCGCTGA
- the cls gene encoding cardiolipin synthase, whose amino-acid sequence MFSSAALSGITWSTLPWGKILGIAWAIHIIILSGWIILQKRPPISTISWIISLAFIPYIGFVIYHFIGPQKLKRQHYRRLLVKTALQEQNHLLRLREQALLIGVTPSPSLIQLTRLVNNASGFPVTTATSMHFLVDGEATYTAIFDAIRNATHHIHLEYYIFEPDNIGTALRDLLIEKALEGISVRLLVDGMGSSRLKKNFIEPLLAAGGEFAFFHKFHFSQIVKPLVNLRTHRKIVICDGHTGFTGGLNITDEEDERTLDYAYHDTHIRLTGNAVHSLQLVFLEDWLYATRQAEFFDTSTYFPAQPSGDYAVQILASGPDNEWEVIHRLNLGVIHSARERVWLTTPYFVPTEATLFALTSAALRGVDVRLLVPRLSDSRLVTAAARSYFDELMHAGVKVWEYAGRMLHSKTIVADENFCMIGTANFDARSFRLNFEVCAAIYGQPMNREMADQFEIDLEVSEMVPRNRQLNFGARLFEASARLMSPLL is encoded by the coding sequence ATGTTTTCATCTGCAGCGCTTTCAGGCATTACCTGGTCAACCCTGCCCTGGGGCAAAATCCTCGGTATCGCCTGGGCTATTCACATCATCATCCTCTCCGGCTGGATCATCCTGCAAAAGCGACCGCCCATCTCCACCATCAGCTGGATTATCTCGCTGGCATTCATCCCCTATATCGGATTTGTCATTTACCATTTTATCGGGCCGCAGAAGCTCAAGCGCCAGCACTATCGCCGCCTGCTCGTCAAAACAGCGCTGCAGGAACAAAACCACCTTCTTCGCCTGCGCGAGCAGGCCCTGCTGATCGGCGTCACGCCCTCTCCCTCGCTGATACAGTTAACCAGGCTGGTTAACAATGCTTCCGGGTTTCCGGTTACAACCGCCACTTCCATGCACTTTCTCGTGGATGGGGAAGCCACCTATACCGCCATCTTCGACGCCATCAGAAATGCTACCCACCACATTCATCTGGAATACTATATCTTTGAGCCGGACAACATCGGCACCGCACTGCGGGATCTGCTGATCGAGAAAGCACTGGAAGGTATCAGTGTCCGCCTGCTGGTCGATGGCATGGGTTCTTCCCGTCTGAAGAAAAATTTTATTGAACCGCTTTTAGCTGCTGGCGGTGAATTCGCGTTTTTCCACAAATTCCATTTTTCGCAAATTGTTAAACCCCTTGTCAACCTACGGACCCATAGAAAAATTGTCATTTGCGACGGGCACACGGGCTTTACCGGTGGATTGAATATCACGGATGAGGAAGATGAACGCACCCTCGATTATGCCTATCATGATACGCACATCAGACTGACGGGCAATGCCGTGCATTCCCTCCAACTGGTATTTCTTGAAGACTGGCTGTATGCCACCCGCCAGGCTGAATTTTTTGATACCAGCACCTACTTCCCCGCCCAGCCTTCGGGTGATTACGCGGTACAGATTCTGGCTTCCGGGCCGGACAACGAATGGGAAGTCATTCACCGGCTGAACCTGGGCGTTATTCACTCCGCCAGAGAAAGAGTCTGGCTGACGACACCGTATTTTGTACCGACAGAAGCCACCCTTTTCGCCCTGACCTCCGCTGCCCTGCGCGGTGTAGATGTGCGCCTGCTTGTGCCGCGCCTGAGTGATTCGCGACTCGTAACGGCAGCTGCACGCTCTTATTTTGATGAACTCATGCACGCCGGTGTGAAGGTATGGGAATACGCCGGCAGAATGCTGCACTCCAAAACCATTGTGGCTGACGAGAATTTCTGCATGATCGGCACAGCCAATTTTGATGCCCGGAGTTTCCGGCTTAATTTTGAAGTCTGTGCTGCCATCTATGGCCAGCCCATGAACAGGGAAATGGCCGATCAGTTTGAGATCGATCTGGAAGTTTCGGAAATGGTCCCCCGGAATCGCCAGCTCAATTTTGGCGCCCGGCTTTTTGAAGCCTCAGCCAGGCTGATGTCCCCCCTGCTCTGA
- the thiE gene encoding thiamine phosphate synthase yields the protein MKALKGLYIVTPDWDETDRLLDITEKALKGGAALVQYRHKTAGPEQRREQAKALQALCKRYDVPFIINDYVDLCLALDADGIHVGGTDESVAEVRAKVGPGKIVGASCYGDMDLVRQATKEGASYVAFGGFYPSRIKKYEVTTPVSIVGDAKKELPDMPSCAIGGITLENAVPLVKQGVDMISVISSVYMVDAPQAAARAFADMYN from the coding sequence ATGAAAGCATTAAAGGGACTTTATATTGTTACTCCCGACTGGGATGAAACCGACAGGTTGCTGGACATTACGGAAAAGGCACTCAAAGGCGGTGCCGCGCTGGTGCAGTACCGGCACAAGACAGCCGGGCCGGAACAACGGCGCGAACAGGCAAAAGCCCTGCAGGCGCTTTGCAAACGTTATGATGTGCCATTCATCATCAATGACTATGTGGATTTGTGCCTGGCGCTGGATGCCGACGGGATTCATGTTGGCGGGACAGATGAATCTGTTGCCGAAGTACGCGCCAAAGTGGGACCGGGCAAAATTGTCGGGGCGTCCTGTTACGGGGACATGGATCTCGTTCGCCAGGCCACCAAAGAAGGTGCCAGCTATGTGGCATTCGGCGGCTTTTATCCCTCCCGTATCAAGAAATATGAAGTGACAACGCCCGTCAGCATTGTGGGCGATGCCAAAAAAGAGCTGCCTGACATGCCAAGCTGCGCAATTGGCGGTATTACACTGGAAAATGCGGTACCCCTTGTCAAGCAGGGCGTGGATATGATTTCTGTCATCAGCAGTGTTTACATGGTTGATGCCCCCCAGGCGGCTGCGCGGGCCTTTGCGGATATGTACAACTAA
- the thiD gene encoding bifunctional hydroxymethylpyrimidine kinase/phosphomethylpyrimidine kinase gives MSTPAKANDMLVPPVRPCVMIFAGLDSSGGAGIQADVEAVGAVGSHPLPIATALTVQDNDRVSAVNPVDAAIWRHQVDVLIEKIPIAAIKVGAIGNRANAEALAALIVQLRKKQPELPFILDTVLGSGHGDLLTEGRAEHVLAPLIPLATLVTPNLPEAARLSPDAASIDAQAKHLLAMGCEHVLIKGGHSDDPKQVVNHWFTNGTTRSWTWERLDGAFHGSGCTLASLFAGFLAQGMAMGEVLEKGQKICQKMLAASYAIAEGQRIPNRHVSLDTI, from the coding sequence ATGAGTACCCCCGCCAAAGCCAATGACATGCTGGTGCCGCCGGTCCGTCCCTGTGTGATGATCTTTGCCGGCCTGGACTCCAGCGGTGGCGCAGGCATCCAGGCGGATGTGGAAGCGGTTGGCGCAGTCGGTTCGCATCCGCTGCCGATTGCCACCGCACTGACCGTGCAGGACAATGACCGGGTATCCGCCGTTAATCCGGTGGACGCCGCCATATGGCGTCACCAGGTTGATGTGCTGATTGAGAAAATACCCATTGCCGCCATCAAGGTGGGAGCGATTGGTAATCGGGCCAATGCGGAAGCGCTGGCGGCCCTGATTGTCCAGCTCAGAAAAAAACAGCCGGAATTACCGTTTATACTGGATACTGTATTGGGTAGTGGGCATGGTGATCTGCTGACAGAAGGGCGTGCCGAGCATGTGCTGGCGCCCCTGATCCCCCTGGCGACGCTGGTGACACCCAATCTGCCGGAGGCCGCCCGGTTAAGCCCGGATGCTGCTTCGATTGACGCACAGGCAAAACATCTCCTGGCAATGGGATGCGAGCATGTGCTGATCAAGGGCGGACACAGTGACGATCCCAAACAGGTGGTCAATCACTGGTTTACCAACGGAACAACCAGAAGCTGGACGTGGGAACGGCTGGATGGCGCCTTTCACGGCAGTGGATGTACCCTGGCGTCCCTTTTTGCCGGTTTTCTGGCACAGGGGATGGCAATGGGTGAGGTGCTGGAAAAAGGCCAGAAGATCTGCCAGAAAATGCTGGCAGCATCCTATGCCATTGCAGAAGGCCAGCGTATCCCGAATCGCCATGTGAGTCTGGATACTATTTAA
- a CDS encoding thiazole synthase, translating to MNKDHILTIAGKDYRSRLLVGSGKYRDLQETKAATEASGSEIITVAIRRVNIGQNPNEPSLLDVVPPTEYTILPNTAGCYNAEDAVYTLQLARELLNGHKLVKLEVLGDEKTLFPNMPETLKAAETLVKDGFDVMVYCSDDPIQAKMLEDIGCCAVMPLASLIGSGMGILNPWNLSLIIEQARVPIIVDAGVGTASDAAIAMELGCDGVLMNTAIAGAQDPIRMARAMKLAIEAGRDAYLAGRIPKRFEASPSSPMAGRVV from the coding sequence ATGAACAAGGACCACATTCTGACAATCGCAGGAAAAGATTACCGTTCCCGTCTGCTGGTCGGCAGCGGAAAATACCGTGATCTGCAAGAGACCAAGGCGGCAACCGAGGCCAGCGGCTCGGAAATCATCACCGTTGCGATTCGCCGGGTCAATATCGGCCAGAATCCCAACGAGCCCAGTCTGCTCGATGTGGTGCCGCCCACCGAGTACACCATCCTGCCTAATACGGCGGGGTGCTATAACGCGGAAGATGCGGTTTACACCCTGCAACTGGCACGGGAGCTCTTAAACGGCCACAAGCTTGTCAAGCTGGAAGTCCTGGGGGATGAAAAAACCCTTTTCCCGAATATGCCGGAGACACTGAAGGCGGCTGAAACCCTGGTCAAGGATGGATTTGATGTCATGGTGTACTGCAGTGATGATCCCATCCAGGCGAAAATGCTGGAAGACATCGGCTGTTGTGCCGTCATGCCGCTGGCGTCGCTGATTGGTTCGGGCATGGGTATTCTGAATCCCTGGAACCTGTCACTGATTATCGAACAGGCCAGGGTGCCGATTATTGTCGATGCCGGTGTGGGTACCGCATCGGATGCTGCGATTGCCATGGAGCTTGGCTGTGACGGTGTGCTCATGAACACGGCTATTGCCGGTGCGCAGGATCCGATCCGAATGGCCCGTGCCATGAAACTGGCAATCGAAGCCGGACGTGATGCGTATCTGGCCGGACGCATTCCAAAGCGTTTTGAGGCATCGCCTTCCTCACCCATGGCCGGCCGGGTTGTGTGA
- the thiS gene encoding sulfur carrier protein ThiS: MTIQIELNGQAQTVTNGHTLQDLIDTLQLTGQALAVAVNRQVISRQKWGERTLEANDRVDVVRAIGGG, encoded by the coding sequence ATGACGATACAGATAGAACTGAACGGACAAGCCCAAACAGTCACCAACGGGCATACCCTGCAGGACCTGATCGACACCCTGCAACTGACCGGCCAGGCGCTGGCAGTTGCAGTCAACCGCCAGGTGATATCACGGCAGAAATGGGGCGAGCGCACGCTGGAGGCAAATGATCGCGTTGATGTGGTGAGAGCGATCGGCGGCGGTTAG
- the thiC gene encoding phosphomethylpyrimidine synthase ThiC yields the protein MNANPKFLSATATVDEAAVQPFPNSRKIYVEGSRPDIRVPMREITLSDTPVMFGEEKNPPITVYDTSGPYTDPDAKIDIRSGLAPFRNPWIIERDDTEELDGPTSEYGRQRLADASLDHLRFNLTRKPRRAKKGQQITQMYYARQGIITPEMEYVAIRENLRRKEYLESLKASGPKGEKMAKLMMRQHPGHSFGANIPEEITPEFVRDEIARGRAIIPANINHPEVEPMIIGRNFLVKINANIGNSALSSSIAEEVEKMTWAIRWGGDNVMDLSTGKHIHETREWIVRNAPVPIGTVPIYQALEKVNGIAEDLTWEIFKDTLIEQAEQGVDYFTIHAGLLLRHVPMTAERMTGVVSRGGSIMAKWCLAHHTESFLYTHFEEICEILAAYDVAISLGDGLRPGSIYDANDDAQFGELAVLGELTTIAWKHNVQVLIEGPGHVPMHMIKENMDIQLEQCHEAPFYTLGPLVTDIAPGYDHITSAMGAAMIGWYGTAMLCYVTPKEHLGLPNKDDVKEGIIVYKLAAHAADLAKGHPGAQIRDNAMSKARFEFRWEDQFNIGLDPDRAKSFHDETLPKDSAKVAHFCSMCGPKFCSMKITQEVRDYAAKKGLSDVQALKEGMQERSVEFINSGSEIYHRQ from the coding sequence ATGAATGCCAATCCAAAGTTTCTATCAGCTACCGCAACAGTTGATGAAGCAGCTGTACAGCCTTTTCCCAACTCCCGCAAAATATATGTAGAAGGGTCGCGCCCTGATATCCGTGTGCCCATGCGTGAAATCACGCTTTCCGACACACCGGTGATGTTTGGCGAGGAAAAAAATCCGCCGATCACTGTGTACGATACATCGGGCCCTTATACCGATCCGGACGCAAAAATCGACATCCGCTCCGGCCTGGCGCCTTTCCGTAATCCATGGATTATCGAAAGGGATGATACGGAAGAACTGGATGGCCCGACGTCTGAATATGGGCGGCAGCGCCTGGCAGATGCGTCACTGGATCACCTGCGCTTTAACCTCACGAGAAAACCCCGTCGTGCGAAAAAAGGCCAGCAGATCACGCAGATGTACTATGCCCGCCAGGGTATCATCACGCCGGAGATGGAATATGTCGCCATCCGCGAAAACCTGCGCCGCAAAGAATACCTGGAAAGTCTGAAAGCATCCGGTCCCAAGGGGGAAAAAATGGCAAAACTGATGATGCGCCAGCATCCGGGGCATTCTTTTGGGGCGAATATCCCTGAGGAAATCACACCGGAATTTGTGCGTGATGAAATCGCACGGGGGCGTGCCATCATTCCGGCCAACATCAACCATCCCGAAGTGGAGCCGATGATCATTGGCCGTAATTTCCTCGTCAAAATCAATGCCAACATCGGCAATTCCGCACTTTCATCCAGTATCGCTGAAGAAGTGGAAAAAATGACCTGGGCGATCCGGTGGGGCGGTGACAACGTCATGGATCTTTCGACCGGCAAGCATATTCATGAAACCCGTGAATGGATTGTCCGCAATGCGCCGGTTCCGATCGGTACGGTGCCGATTTACCAGGCGCTGGAAAAGGTCAACGGTATTGCCGAGGATCTGACCTGGGAGATTTTCAAGGATACCCTCATTGAGCAGGCAGAGCAGGGCGTTGATTATTTCACTATCCACGCGGGCCTCCTGCTGCGTCACGTGCCAATGACCGCCGAGCGGATGACCGGTGTGGTTTCCCGCGGCGGCTCCATCATGGCGAAATGGTGCCTGGCGCATCATACGGAAAGCTTCCTGTATACCCATTTTGAGGAAATCTGTGAAATCCTGGCCGCGTATGATGTGGCGATTTCCCTGGGTGACGGTTTGCGTCCGGGCTCTATTTATGATGCCAATGACGATGCGCAGTTCGGTGAACTGGCTGTGCTGGGTGAACTGACAACCATTGCATGGAAGCACAATGTCCAGGTGCTGATTGAAGGGCCGGGCCATGTGCCGATGCACATGATCAAGGAAAACATGGATATCCAGCTGGAGCAGTGCCATGAAGCCCCGTTTTATACCCTAGGCCCATTGGTTACTGATATTGCCCCGGGCTATGACCACATCACGTCGGCCATGGGAGCGGCGATGATCGGCTGGTATGGCACGGCCATGCTGTGCTATGTCACCCCGAAGGAGCATCTTGGCCTGCCGAACAAGGATGATGTCAAGGAAGGTATCATCGTATACAAGCTGGCAGCGCATGCCGCCGATCTGGCCAAGGGGCACCCGGGGGCGCAGATACGCGACAACGCCATGTCGAAAGCCCGTTTTGAGTTCCGCTGGGAAGACCAGTTCAATATCGGGCTCGACCCTGACCGTGCCAAGTCGTTCCATGACGAGACCCTGCCGAAAGATTCCGCCAAGGTGGCGCATTTCTGCTCCATGTGCGGCCCCAAATTCTGTTCCATGAAGATCACGCAGGAAGTGCGGGATTATGCCGCGAAGAAAGGACTTTCCGACGTTCAGGCACTGAAAGAGGGGATGCAGGAAAGATCGGTGGAATTCATCAATTCCGGTTCGGAAATTTATCACAGGCAATAA